In Flavobacterium hankyongi, the genomic window AATTTCAGGTTTCAGGAATGCTTGAACTGTTTTGTTTTTATTCATTATGAGAATTTCAACATCTGAAAACAACCTTAGTTTTTCCTTTATTTTCTGAGAAATATCAACAAAACCTTCATCATGAGCAGTTCCTATATTTGTAAGTATCCCAATAGTAGGATTAATTACTTTTTGCAAATAAACCATTTCTCCGGTTGTAGAAATTCCTGCTTCAAAAATTCCAAGATTATGATTTTCATTAATAGCAATCACAGAAAGTGGCACTCCCACTTGGGAATTATAACTTTTAGGACTTCTTATAATATTATAATCAGGACTTAGTAAAAAGTTTAGCCATTCCTTAACGATTGTTTTTCCGTTACTTCCTGTAATTCCTATAACCGGAAAATTAAACAAACTTCTATAATATGCAGCAAAATTTTGTAAAGCTTGTAAAGTGTTCTCTACAACTAAAAAGTTTGCTTTATCATTTATGCTATCAGGAATATAATTAACAACAAAACTATTCACTCCTTTGGTAATTAAGTCATTTATATAGACATGAGCGTCATGATTAGGCCCAACCAATGCAAAAAATAAGGTTCTACCATTGTTTTGTTGTGAACGACTATCAATAGAAACATTGTCTATAATTCCCGTTGCTAATTCAATATTAGCTTTAGCTCCTATTACGGGAATGATATTTTTTAATGAAATACTCAACTTTTATTTTCTTTTTTGTTGCTTTTCTTCTTCTAATTTTTTCATGGCATTATAATATGCTGCACGACTTAAAGGCTCATATTCTTCAGTTTCACCAAGCAAAACCAAATTATCATTTTGCGTTTTTCTAAAACTATAATTTGCTAAATTTCCTGTGCGTGTACAAACGGCGTGTACTTTAGTTACATATTCAGCAGTTGCCATGAGTGCAGGCATTGGTCCAAAAGGATTTCCTTTAAAATCCATATCTAAACCAGCCACAATTACTCGAATCCCTGAATTTGCCAAATCATTACAAATTGACACGATTTCATCATCAAAAAACTGCGCTTCATCAAT contains:
- a CDS encoding thymidine kinase, with translation MFLENTVNHKEQFGWIEVICGSMFSGKTEELIRRLKRAQFAKQKVEIFKPSIDTRYDEEMVVSHNKNEIRSTPVPAAANIRILAQGCDVVGIDEAQFFDDEIVSICNDLANSGIRVIVAGLDMDFKGNPFGPMPALMATAEYVTKVHAVCTRTGNLANYSFRKTQNDNLVLLGETEEYEPLSRAAYYNAMKKLEEEKQQKRK